A DNA window from Trichosurus vulpecula isolate mTriVul1 chromosome 2, mTriVul1.pri, whole genome shotgun sequence contains the following coding sequences:
- the DKKL1 gene encoding dickkopf-like protein 1 produces the protein MWPQPLLLLLLLVASTPEDQAAPISVPEHAHGHNHAPGGPDTSEGPELGPLGLLGIHSLLRSLNRLLLREDLLRGVDSLMTPSVDFRSLPPNYHNEDQKQHHLGNSTVYSHHQIDKVTDNRTGDVMISEKMVAAIEPSEGNVEDDWKAPEDEENEPPQPLPNSGLSSSHAEAQPRVSFWIVRLPHRMARAESRAGSRWLSEKRHRLQAIRDGLREGAHEEAPLHLHPVPRRAHFLYLLRPPQQL, from the exons ATGTGGCCGCAGCCCCTGCTACTGCTGCTCCTGCTCGTGGCATCTACCCCCGAGGACCAAGCTGCACCCATCTCCGTCCCTGAGCATGCCCACGGGCACAATCACGCCCCCGGGGGGCCTGACACTTCCGAAGGTCCGGAGCTGGGGCCCCTGGGCCTGCTGGGCATCCACAGCCTCCTCCGCAGCCTCAACCGCCTCCTCCTTCGC GAAGATCTGCTTCGGGGTGTGGACAGCCTCATGACACCTTCGGTGGACTTTAGGAGCCTCCCCCCCAATTACCACAATGAGGACCAGAAACAACATCACTTGGGTAACAGCACTGTCTACAGTCACCACCAGATAGACAAG gtgACTGATAATCGGACTGGAGATGTGATGATTTCAGAGAAGATGGTGGCTGCAATTGAGCCTTCAGAAGGGAACGTGGAGGATGATTGGAAG GCACCTGAAGATGAGGAGAATGAACCACCCCAGCCTCTTCCCAACAGTGGACTGAGCAGCTCCCATGCCGAAGCCCAGCCCAGAGTGTCTTTCTGGATCGTCAGGCTGCCACATCGGATGGCCCGAGCTGAGAGCCGAGCTGGGAGCCGCTGGCTCAGCGAGAAGCGTCACCGGCTTCAGGCTATCCGGGATGGGCTTCGGGAGGGAGCCCACGAGGAAGCCCCCTTGCACCTCCACCCTGTGCCTCGAAGGGCTCACTTTCTCTACCTCCTGAGGCCCCCCCAGCAGCTTTAG